The Oscillatoria acuminata PCC 6304 genomic interval TGATAAGTTGAAAGATTTGAGGATTGGCCGTGACAGGTTTGAGTTGTTTGACCACACAGCGCCGTTCTGACGGCATTTGGGTATCTTCTGCGATAAAGGTTTCCCCAAATCCCCCGGAACCAAGTTCTCGAATAATCCGATAGCGATTGTTTAACAGGGTTAGTTTGTTCATAATTTTTTTGACTTTTTGTCAATATTTTATTCAATTTAGGTGGCCATATTTGGGGTTTAGAGGTCATCCGATTCGATAATTGACTTAAATTTTACTCATTCATTCTTCGATATATGTGCAGAGATATTTCTGGAAATATCTTCCAGTCATTTGCAAAGGCCGGATCATCTCCAAAAATTGCTAAAATATAGGCTGATTTCCCATCTTCGGTAGCAATGTAGGCAACTTCCTGGCGCGAAGTAGAGGTCCAGCCGACTTTTGACGCAACGTAGACTTCTGACCTCGGTAATAGCTCACTCAAAAAGCCTTGCACTGAGTTGTACTGTTCTTGTTGCCAAACTTCCGGTCGTAAATCTCTCCTCAATAATTGCATCATGTTTTCGGTTGCTTTCTGGGAAACTGCTTGCCCATTAACAATTTCATACATTAACCGGGCAACCTGTTCACTGCTCATTTTATTCCGCAGGGGATTTTCTGGATTTCCTCTCATTCTTAATTCAAAGCCTTGCGGTTCCTCAAGTTTTAAATAAGGAATGGGAAAATTTTTCTGGCCAATATTGATATCTTGATAACCGGCTTCTTGAAAAAAGCGATTAACCCACTGGCGTTGGTTTAACCATTGGTCATAATTTTCTGAGTTTTGGGGTTGAGATGTGGTATCCGTGAGTAAATCGAGAATACGACTCGCAGCATCATTATCAGATTTTTGAGCCATTTTGCAGATATTAGTTAGGCATTTTTCGGTATAAAATACAGTGTCTTCTGGCAAAAGTTGTTTTTCGACCTGAGCGTAAAGAGCTACCATCCAAAACAATTTAGAGAGACTAGCCGGATATCGTAACGTTTTATCCTGATATCCCGTCATTTCGCCGGTTTTGGCATCGATTAAACTGATTGAAAAGGCAGCGGTTGGCAACCCTTTGCTCGCCACCAAATCAATGGATTCTTCAATGATTAATTGCAATTGTTCGCTAGATTGAAAGCGGGGTGCTTTGTTAATGTTGTAGCTCAGTTTTATCTTCTCTAATCGGTTGCTTTGGGGTAAGATAGACAGGGAATCCGATGCCGATTCGGGTGACGAACTGGAGCGAGGAATAGAAAGGGTTTCCGAGGGTGACAACGGGGGTTTACCATCCGGTGCGGAGTAACCCCTCGGACGCCAATTTTTTAGCTGCATGGTGGCTAAACCTGCAATTACTATCACCAAAACAACAATCGCAACTTTGACAGGAAATGGTAATTTAGATAATTGCTCTAACCTAGTTTTTTGGTTAGGTTTTTCATGAAGGACATCATTTTGCAGTCGGGTTTTAGGGGAGGTAGCGAATGATGGAACAGCCGATTCCCTTTGCAAAACAGTCTTTTGATTGATTGCCCGCTCTTGTAATTGGGCATTTTGATGTTTGAGATGAATGTTTTCTCGGCGTAACTCTTCAATGATTTGGGATGCTCGATCTAGTTCATTTTCTAACTGATGAATTTGTTGTTGATGTTTTGGAAATTTCGATCCAGTTGGCTGACCCACTTGCTCCCCCTCTTTATAAACTCTCTGTAAAGAACGGCTGTTTTGCTTGACAATAATTACTGATAATCAGCAATTTTCCACGTCCCATTGACCAACTGCAAGGTATAGCGGACTTTATCTGTTGAAAATTTGCTTTGTTCTGGATCGATGCGGCCATTTTTGTACAGGGTGCGGTCTTCGATAACAATAACCTCTAGACTGGCGCGATCGCCATCCGCAGCAAATCGTTCGACTGATTCAACTTTCTTCACCCCATATTGATAGTAGGCATTATTATTTTGTAACCAGGCAATTGGACCATCATGTTTGATTAAATCTGCATAGAGTGCACCCGTAGTTAACTCATCGGCGAGTTGACGACTGTAAGGCGGTGCAAACATCCGGTCCTTGGCGTCCAACCACTTCGTAATCAAAGCAACTGCCTCTTGCGAGGTAATTGTAGGATTGGATGGCATAGGTTGACTGGGAACAGGGGCGAAATTACTGCTTGTTTCTGGATTGGGAGATGTTCCAGAATCGTCAGTTTCTGAGGAAGCGGTGGCCGTTGTTGGGGTGGGTTGGGGTCGGGTGATCCAGAGTCCAATCAAGACAAAAGCACCAATGATTCCGCCGATGACGATCGCCTTTTGCCAATCTCCCATGCCGCTACTGCGGGTTGTATCCGCAGGTTGTACCGTAGAAGGAGAGAAAACCGTCTGCGCTTGATAACTTGGGGGAGGTGTGGAAACCGTAGTCACAGGAACTCCATTGGCAACTGGAGGGACCGATGCCATCGGAGGCGGGACTGCTGCCACTGCCACTGCTGGAGAACTAGAATTCCTTCCCTCTAAAGCATCCAACATTTCCCGGGCGCTATGAAAGCGATCGCGGGGATGGGACATAATCGCCTTGTCCAAAACCGTTGCCAAACTTGGACTAATTCGCGGCGCATATTGTCGCCAAACAATCTCCCCGGTATCATGATTCATTTGCAATTCTTGGGGCCATTTTTCTGTCAGCAAAAAAATCGCTGTCAACCCCAAACTATACAAATCACTGGAATATACCGGACGTCCTGCTGCCTGTTCTGATGGCATAAATCCCGGAGTGCCAATCACAATGGAACTGTTCCCCTGTCCCGAGGAATTCATCACCGTTCCCATTGTTTCTTTAACTGCGCCAAAATCTATTAAAACCGGGGTTCCATCAGAGTTTCGCAGAATGATATTATCCGGTTTAATATCCCGATGAACAATCCGTTGACTGTGAACAAATTCTAAAACACGCAGTAGACTGACGAGGATTTCTCGAACTGAACTTTCGCTGAGTTTGCTGCTATTTTGAACCCGATGAGTCAGGGTTTCTCCTTCTATCCATTCTTGGACGAGATAGAACTGTCCCTCTTCTTCAAAATAGGCATATAACCGGGGAATTTGGGTATTTCCTTCTCCCAATTCTTCTAGGATAGCTGCTTCTCGGGCAAAGCGGTCTTGCAGCAGTTGAAAGATTTGGGGATTCGTTGTAACGGGTTTGAGTTGTTTGGCAACGCAGCGCCGTTGGGTCGGCATTTGGGTATCTTCTACCAGAAAGGTTTTCCCAAATCCACCCGCGCCGATGTCTCGAATCACTTGATAGCGGTTGTTAAGCTTGGTTGGGGTCATCATAGCTCGGCTCGCCTCGTCAGACTTTTTCTGAGCATATCATGAGTTTTCAGTTGGGCTTGAATTTGTTAACTAATCTTTAAGAATGGTCATTGGTCCTGGGTCGTTTGTCAGGGTTTTTTTATCGAATGTGTT includes:
- a CDS encoding serine hydrolase; this translates as MGQPTGSKFPKHQQQIHQLENELDRASQIIEELRRENIHLKHQNAQLQERAINQKTVLQRESAVPSFATSPKTRLQNDVLHEKPNQKTRLEQLSKLPFPVKVAIVVLVIVIAGLATMQLKNWRPRGYSAPDGKPPLSPSETLSIPRSSSSPESASDSLSILPQSNRLEKIKLSYNINKAPRFQSSEQLQLIIEESIDLVASKGLPTAAFSISLIDAKTGEMTGYQDKTLRYPASLSKLFWMVALYAQVEKQLLPEDTVFYTEKCLTNICKMAQKSDNDAASRILDLLTDTTSQPQNSENYDQWLNQRQWVNRFFQEAGYQDINIGQKNFPIPYLKLEEPQGFELRMRGNPENPLRNKMSSEQVARLMYEIVNGQAVSQKATENMMQLLRRDLRPEVWQQEQYNSVQGFLSELLPRSEVYVASKVGWTSTSRQEVAYIATEDGKSAYILAIFGDDPAFANDWKIFPEISLHIYRRMNE
- a CDS encoding protein kinase domain-containing protein: MMTPTKLNNRYQVIRDIGAGGFGKTFLVEDTQMPTQRRCVAKQLKPVTTNPQIFQLLQDRFAREAAILEELGEGNTQIPRLYAYFEEEGQFYLVQEWIEGETLTHRVQNSSKLSESSVREILVSLLRVLEFVHSQRIVHRDIKPDNIILRNSDGTPVLIDFGAVKETMGTVMNSSGQGNSSIVIGTPGFMPSEQAAGRPVYSSDLYSLGLTAIFLLTEKWPQELQMNHDTGEIVWRQYAPRISPSLATVLDKAIMSHPRDRFHSAREMLDALEGRNSSSPAVAVAAVPPPMASVPPVANGVPVTTVSTPPPSYQAQTVFSPSTVQPADTTRSSGMGDWQKAIVIGGIIGAFVLIGLWITRPQPTPTTATASSETDDSGTSPNPETSSNFAPVPSQPMPSNPTITSQEAVALITKWLDAKDRMFAPPYSRQLADELTTGALYADLIKHDGPIAWLQNNNAYYQYGVKKVESVERFAADGDRASLEVIVIEDRTLYKNGRIDPEQSKFSTDKVRYTLQLVNGTWKIADYQ